A section of the Pristiophorus japonicus isolate sPriJap1 chromosome 4, sPriJap1.hap1, whole genome shotgun sequence genome encodes:
- the LOC139261930 gene encoding polysialic acid O-acetyltransferase-like produces TAQQSELITQQSELTTQQSELTAQQSELTAQQERELTTQQSQLNTQQKELSTQQRELTAQQSEHSTQQSELTTQQSQLTTQQRELTTQQ; encoded by the exons actgcacaacagtcagaactcattacacaacagtcagaactgactacacaacagtcagaactgactgcacaacagtcagaactgactgcacagcaggaa agagaactcaccacacaacagtcacaactcaaTACACAACAGAAAGAACTCAGTACACAACAGAGAGAACTCACTGCACAACAGTCAGAACAtagtacacaacagtcagaactcactacacaacagtcacaactgactacacaacagagaGAACTCACTACACAGCAGTGA